One Homo sapiens chromosome 11 genomic patch of type NOVEL, GRCh38.p14 PATCHES HSCHR11_2_CTG3_1 DNA window includes the following coding sequences:
- the CASP4 gene encoding caspase-4 isoform gamma precursor (isoform gamma precursor is encoded by transcript variant gamma): MADSMQEKQRMAGQMLLQTFFNIDQISPNKKAHPNMEAGPPESGESTDALKLCPHEEFLRLCKERAEEIYPIKERNNRTRLALIICNTEFDHLPPRNGADFDITGMKELLEGLDYSVDVEENLTARDMESALRAFATRPEHKSSDSTFLVLMSHGILEGICGTVHDEKKPDVLLYDTIFQIFNNRNCLSLKDKPKVIIVQACRGANRGELWVRDSPASLEVASSQSSENLEEDAVYKTHVEKDFIAFCSSTPHNVSWRDSTMGSIFITQLITCFQKYSWCCHLEEVFRKVQQSFETPRAKAQMPTIERLSMTRYFYLFPGN; the protein is encoded by the exons ATGGCAGACTCTATGCAAGAGAAGCAACGTATGGCAGGACAAATGCTTCTTCAAACCTTTTTTAACATAGACCAAATATCCCCCAATAAAAAAG CTCATCCGAATATGGAGGCTGGACcacctgagtcaggagaatctacAGATGCCCTCAAGCTTTGTCCTCATGAAGAATTCCTGAGACTATGTAAAGAAAGAGCTGAAGAG ATCTATCCAATAAAGGAGAGAAACAACCGCACACGCCTGGCTCTCATCATATGCAATACAGAGTTTGACCATCTGCCTCCGAGGAATGGAGCTGACTTTGACATCACAGGGATGAAGGAGCTACTTGAGGGTCTGGACTATAGTGTAGATGTAGAAGAGAATCTGACAGCCAGG GATATGGAGTCAGCGCTGAGGGCATTTGCTACCAGACCAGAGCACAAGTCCTCTGACAGCACATTCTTGGTACTCATGTCTCATGGCATCCTGGAGGGAATCTGCGGAACTGTGCATGATGAGAAAAAACCAGATGTGCTGCTTTATGACACCATCTTCCAGATATTCAACAACCGCAACTGCCTCAGTCTGAAGGACAAACCCAAGGTCATCATTGTCCAGGCCTGCAGAGGTG CAAACCGTGGGGAACTGTGGGTCAGAGACTCTCCAGCATCCTTGGAAGTGGCCTCTTCACAGTCATCTGAGAACCTAGAGGAAGATGCTGTTTACAAGACCCACGTGGAGAAGGACTTCATTGCTTTCTGCTCTTCAACGCCAC ACAACGTGTCCTGGAGAGACAGCACAATGGGCTCTATCTTCATCACACAACTCATCACATGCTTCCAGAAATATTCTTGGTGCTGCCACCTAGAGGAAGTATTTCGGAAG gtacAGCAATCATTTGAAACTCCAAGGGCCAAAGCTCAAATGCCCACCATAGAACGACTGTCCATGACAAGATATTTCTACCTCTTTCCTGGCAATTGA
- the CASP4 gene encoding caspase-4 isoform alpha precursor (isoform alpha precursor is encoded by transcript variant alpha; The RefSeq protein aligns at 99% coverage compared to this genomic sequence) — MAEGNHRKKPLKVLESLGKDFLTGVLDNLVEQNVLNWKEEEKKKYYDAKTEDKVRVMADSMQEKQRMAGQMLLQTFFNIDQISPNKKAHPNMEAGPPESGESTDALKLCPHEEFLRLCKERAEEIYPIKERNNRTRLALIICNTEFDHLPPRNGADFDITGMKELLEGLDYSVDVEENLTARDMESALRAFATRPEHKSSDSTFLVLMSHGILEGICGTVHDEKKPDVLLYDTIFQIFNNRNCLSLKDKPKVIIVQACRGANRGELWVRDSPASLEVASSQSSENLEEDAVYKTHVEKDFIAFCSSTPHNVSWRDSTMGSIFITQLITCFQKYSWCCHLEEVFRKVQQSFETPRAKAQMPTIERLSMTRYFYLFPGN, encoded by the exons CAGAAGGCAACCACAGAAAAAAGCCACTTAAGGTGTTGGAATCCCTGGGCAAAGATTTCCTCACTGGTGTTTTGGATAACTTGGTGGAACAAAATGTACTGAactggaaggaagaggaaaaaaagaaatattacgaTGCTAAAACTGAAGACAAAGTTCGGGTCATGGCAGACTCTATGCAAGAGAAGCAACGTATGGCAGGACAAATGCTTCTTCAAACCTTTTTTAACATAGACCAAATATCCCCCAATAAAAAAG CTCATCCGAATATGGAGGCTGGACcacctgagtcaggagaatctacAGATGCCCTCAAGCTTTGTCCTCATGAAGAATTCCTGAGACTATGTAAAGAAAGAGCTGAAGAG ATCTATCCAATAAAGGAGAGAAACAACCGCACACGCCTGGCTCTCATCATATGCAATACAGAGTTTGACCATCTGCCTCCGAGGAATGGAGCTGACTTTGACATCACAGGGATGAAGGAGCTACTTGAGGGTCTGGACTATAGTGTAGATGTAGAAGAGAATCTGACAGCCAGG GATATGGAGTCAGCGCTGAGGGCATTTGCTACCAGACCAGAGCACAAGTCCTCTGACAGCACATTCTTGGTACTCATGTCTCATGGCATCCTGGAGGGAATCTGCGGAACTGTGCATGATGAGAAAAAACCAGATGTGCTGCTTTATGACACCATCTTCCAGATATTCAACAACCGCAACTGCCTCAGTCTGAAGGACAAACCCAAGGTCATCATTGTCCAGGCCTGCAGAGGTG CAAACCGTGGGGAACTGTGGGTCAGAGACTCTCCAGCATCCTTGGAAGTGGCCTCTTCACAGTCATCTGAGAACCTAGAGGAAGATGCTGTTTACAAGACCCACGTGGAGAAGGACTTCATTGCTTTCTGCTCTTCAACGCCAC ACAACGTGTCCTGGAGAGACAGCACAATGGGCTCTATCTTCATCACACAACTCATCACATGCTTCCAGAAATATTCTTGGTGCTGCCACCTAGAGGAAGTATTTCGGAAG gtacAGCAATCATTTGAAACTCCAAGGGCCAAAGCTCAAATGCCCACCATAGAACGACTGTCCATGACAAGATATTTCTACCTCTTTCCTGGCAATTGA